A genomic stretch from Setaria italica strain Yugu1 chromosome VII, Setaria_italica_v2.0, whole genome shotgun sequence includes:
- the LOC101759005 gene encoding putative kinase-like protein TMKL1: MRKAVINAVLFPALAVVLALAVFYFVRRRRRRRGGRSVLPSHVGGGGARADRLQAAGGSGGYVAGGEEALVRFPGGEALTVAAILEAPGEVVAKSAHSTLYRAGLSAGEAVALLRFVRPACAAGAEEAAAAARVLGAARHPNLVPIRALYIGPRGEKLLVHPFYAAGSLRRFLQEGINDSQRWEIICKLSIGIVKGLDHLHTASQKPIIHGNLKTNNIMLDADFQPRISDFGLYLLLNHAAAQEMLETSAMQGYKAPELIKMRDVTRESDIYSLGVIMLEMLAQKEVVNDKPPNARDIHLPASFKDLVLERKISEAFSSELIKQSKNSGKEENLNAYFELATACCNPSPSLRPDTKKILKRLEDIAR, translated from the exons ATGCGCAAGGCAGTCATCAACGCCGTCCTCTTCCCGGCCCTCGCCGTGGTCCTCGCCCTCGCTGTCTTCTActtcgtccgccgccggcgccggcgccgcgggggaCGCTCGGTGCTGCCGTcccacgtcggcggcggcggcgcgagggcggACCGGCTccaggcggccggcggctccggcgggtacgtcgccggcggggaggaggcgctaGTGCGGTtccccggcggcgaggcgctcACGGTGGCCGCGATCCTCGAGGCGCCCGGGGAGGTCGTGGCCAAGTCGGCGCACAGCACGCTGTACCGCGCCGGGCTCAGCGCCGGGGAGGCCGTCGCGCTGCTCCGGTTCGTGCGCCCCGCCTGCGCCGCgggcgccgaggaggccgcggcggccgcgagggTGCTCGGCGCCGCGCGCCACCCGAACCTCGTGCCGATCCGCGCGCTTTACATCGGCCCGCGCGGGGAGAAGCTGCTCGTGCACCCCTTCTACGCCGCCGGCTCGCTCCGCCGCTTCCTGCAAG AGGGAATCAATGATTCACAGAGATGGGAGATAATTTGCAAGCTGTCTATCGGCATTGTCAAAGGACTGGACCACCTTCACACAGCATCGCAGAAACCAATCATTCATGGCAATCTCAAAACAAACAACATTATGCTTGACGCCGATTTCCAACCCAGGATATCAGACTTTGGCCTCTACCTCCTCCTGAATCATGCTGCTGCACAAGAGATGCTCGAGACATCTGCAATGCAAGGGTACAAGGCTCCAGAGCTGATCAAGATGAGGGATGTCACAAGGGAGAGCGATATCTACAGCTTGGGAGTGATTATGCTCGAGATGCTTGCTCAGAAGGAGGTCGTAAATGATAAACCACCTAATGCCCGTGACATCCATTTGCCAGCCTCTTTCAAGGACCTTGTACTCGAGAGGAAGATATCTGAAGCTTTCAGTTCCGAGCTTATCAAACAAAGCAAGAATTCAGGGAAGGAGGAGAATCTAAATGCTTACTTTGAATTGGCAACAGCTTGCTGTAACCCGTCACCGTCGTTGAGACCGGATACGAAGAAAATACTCAAAAGGCTTGAAGACATAGCAAGATAA
- the LOC101759402 gene encoding uncharacterized protein LOC101759402, with protein MAEAAGTALAQAQQQPARVGTTTTTTGSDVSARLQQVLALLFPSNLAAKAALFALVVALVPLLPTSQASRIWELPHLLLLGIIISYGVFGQKNADAEVAAAAADDSRPVVDDEASVEAYVSQMMQGSPVVFDDNDPDDGSGASKVGVQAWSSRYLPDDPLVVVADASNGDGGAGEKPLLLPVRKLKPAVEDSATLPEDVSDGIEEPEEEDEDFLAPKAGYDGFRERAIPSPSSVLDADLTLSPSSPSLLPPPPPPPPPPFLGRGSRSLRKAKARSFNGAIGDRSTNGRLGLHGVDGKQFRSKSAIQATRSAFAGYDPVVPLDDDDDDDDAVDAELDEAVAASESSFGSDMVTDGDDGTEENVFEEDEEAVGEEEDGSSCDEELFELATKPGPEVDDEEEVEDEVDRKADEFIAKFREQIRKQRVEPATRR; from the coding sequence atggcggaggcggccggcacggccttagcgcaggcgcagcagcagcctgcCAGAGTAGGtacgacaacgacgacgaccgGTAGCGATGTCTCGGCGAGGCTGCAGCAGGTGCTGGCGCTGCTGTTCCCGTCGAACCTGGCTGCGAAGGCGGCGCTGTTCGCGCTCGTGGTGGCGCTGGTGCCGCTGCTGCCGACGAGCCAAGCGTCCAGGATATGGGAGCTGCcgcacctgctcctgctcggcatCATCATCTCCTACGGCGTCTTCGGCCAGAAGAACGCCGACGCCgaggtggccgccgcggccgccgacgatTCCAGGcccgtcgtcgacgacgaggcGTCGGTGGAGGCCTACGTCTCGCAGATGATGCAGGGCTCGCCGGTGGTCTTCGATGACAACGACCCCGATGATGGCAGCGGCGCCAGCAAGGTCGGCGTCCAGGCGTGGAGCTCTCGGTACCTTCCGGACGACCCACTCGTGGTCGTTGCCGACGCCAGCaacggcgatggcggcgcgggagagaagCCGCTCCTCCTGCCGGTGAGGAAGCTGAAGCCGGCGGTCGAGGACTCGGCGACACTACCGGAAGATGTCAGCGACGGCATtgaggagccggaggaggaagacgaagacttCCTTGCCCCCAAGGCAGGATACGACGGCTTTCGCGAGCGCGCCATCCCTTCGCCGTCCTCCGTCCTCGACGCCGATCTCACCCtgtcgccgtcctcgccgtctctgctcccacctccccctccgccaccgccgccgccgttcctcgGACGCGGATCACGCAGCCTCCGGAAGGCCAAAGCGAGAAGCTTCAACGGAGCGATCGGCGACAGGAGCACGAACGGAAGGCTGGGCCTGCATGGCGTCGACGGCAAGCAGTTCCGGTCCAAGTCGGCGATCCAGGCGACGAGGAGCGCCTTCGCCGGCTACGATCCCGTGGTACcactcgacgacgacgacgacgacgatgacgctGTGGATGCCGAGCTAGATGAGGCGGTCGCGGCGTCAGAAAGCTCGTTCGGCAGCGACATGGTTACCGACGGCGACGATGGCACGGAGGAAAACGTGttcgaggaggatgaggaggcggtgggggaggaagaggacggcAGCTCGTGCGACGAGGAGCTCTTCGAGCTGGCGACGAAGCCGGGGCCGGaggtcgacgacgaggaggaggtggaggacgaggtGGACAGGAAGGCCGACGAGTTCATAGCCAAGTTCAGGGAGCAGATCAGGAAGCAGAGGGTCGAGCCGGCCACCAGGAGGTGA
- the LOC101759807 gene encoding adenylyltransferase and sulfurtransferase MOCS3, giving the protein MGAGSGRTEAIMREIASLRAQRDELDSRIRFFESQLRIGGGGAAPTTLPPSLSTKLDAMGAHAVSAAGGGLSPDMVQRYSRQLLLPDFGVHGQRRLSRSSVLVVGAGALGSAVALYLAASGVGSLGIADGENVELSNLHGQIMHMETYVGQPKVKSAAAACRAINSSVKVFDHHLKLKAKNALNVVRQYDIIVDATNNLASRYMLSDCCVLLHKPLISGSTIGLEGQLTVCNHNGSPCYRCLFPNPAACQNSSDDGILGVVPGVIGCLQALEVIKVASRVGEPLCGRMLNFDALSSRFKIVNKIRQRSSSCTVCGDHPDLTKDTFMMFGYDSFSQSSNSSKPPAQSLNPLPRNARITCREYKRLLDSGRPHLLLDVRPVHHFQIASIANSVNIPLNELKEKLPRLRDALSEVADVSHGRHRPLYFICQRGDDSQVAVHILRENGFPCASDVIGGLESWAREADPGFPVYW; this is encoded by the exons ATGGGCGCGGGCAGCGGGAGGACGGAGGCGATCATGCGCGAGATCGCGAGCCTGCGCGCGCAGAGGGACGAGCTGGACAGCCGCATCCGCTTCTTCGAGTCCCAGCtccgcatcggcggcggcggcgctgcgccgACCACGCTCCCTCCCAGCCTGTCCACCAAGCTGGACGCCATGGGCGCGcacgccgtctccgccgccggtgggggCCTGAGCCCCGACATGGTCCAGCGGTACAgccgccagctcctcctccccgaCTTCGGCGTGCACG GGCAACGGAGGCTCTCCCGGTCGTCGGTTCTGGTGGTCGGAGCCGGAGCATTGGGCTCGGCCGTAGCACTGTATCTGGCTGCAAGTGGCGTTG GTTCGTTAGGCATCGCTGATGGAGAAAACGTTGAACTCAGCAACCTCCATGGACAG ATCATGCACATGGAAACATATGTTGGGCAACCAAAAGTGAAGTCAGCAGCAGCTGCTTGCCGGGC AATTAATTCTTCTGTCAAGGTGTTCGACCATCATCTCAAACTGAAGGCAAAAAATGCTTTGAATGTTGTGAGGCA ATATGACATAATAGTTGATGCGACCAACAACCTTGCTAGCCGGTACATGCTTAGCGATTGCTGTGTCCTCCTCCATAAG CCTCTCATATCGGGTTCAACAATTGGTCTAGAAGGACAG TTGACGGTTTGTAACCATAATGGAAGTCCATGTTACCGGTGTCTTTTTCCAAACCCAGCAGCATGCCAGAATAGTTCTGACGATGGAATTCTTGGGGTTG TTCCAGGAGTGATTGGCTGCCTACAAGCTCTTGAAGTTATAAAGGTCGCAAGTCGTGTTGGAGAACCCCTTTGTGGAAGAATGCTAAACTTTGATGCATTGTCCTCCCGTTTTAAGATT GTTAACAAGATTCGCCAAAGGTCGTCATCTTGCACGGTTTGTGGAGATCATCCTGATTTGACAAAAGACACTTTTATGATGTTCGGCTATGACAGCTTCTCGCAGTCTTCAAATTCTAGTAAG CCGCCGGCGCAAAGCCTGAACCCGCTCCCACGGAACGCCCGGATCACCTGCAGAGAATACAAGCGGCTGCTCGACAGCGGCAGGCCTCACCTTCTGCTGGACGTGCGGCCGGTGCACCACTTCCAGATCGCCTCCATAGCCAACTCCGTGAACATCCCATTGAACGAGCTCAAGGAGAAGCTCCCCCGGCTCAGGGACGCCCTGAGCGAGGTGGCCGACGTGTCGCACGGCAGGCACCGCCCCCTGTACTTCATCTGCCAGCGCGGCGACGACTCCCAGGTGGCCGTCCACATCCTCCGGGAGAACGGGTTCCCGTGTGCCAGTGATGTAATCGGCGGCCTTGAGTCGTGGGCGCGAGAAGCTGATCCCGGTTTTCCTGTGTACTGGTGA
- the LOC101760222 gene encoding homeobox-leucine zipper protein HOX17, which produces MMERAEDLGLSLSLSSSLAAPRTHHVSAMLLRSPEKRFLEMPLLPAKRSEVTAEEGLLRGGSDEEDGSCGIDGSRKKLRLSKDQSAVLEDSFREHPTLNPRQKAALAQQLGLRPRQVEVWFQNRRARTKLKQTEVDCEFLKRCCETLTEENRRLQKEVQELRALKLVSPHLYMHMSPPTTLTMCPSCERVSSSGANSTGAAASSDRRAGGAIISTAAAAAEGAAICHRPIAVRPQQS; this is translated from the exons ATGATGGAGAGGGCCGAGGACTTAGGGCTCAGCCTCAGCCTCAGCTCGTCGCTCGCCGCTCCTCGCACTCACCATGTCTCCGCCATGCTGCTCCGCTCTCCAG AGAAGAGGTTCCTGGAGATGCCACTGCTACCGGCAAAGCGGAGCGAGGTCACGGCTGAGGAGGGCCTGctgcgcggcggcagcgacgaggaggacggcAGCTGCGGCATCGACGGCTCCAGGAAGAAGCTCCGGCTTTCCAAGGACCAGTCGGCCGTGCTCGAGGACAGCTTCCGGGAGCACCCCACTCTGAACCCT CGTCAGAAGGCAGCCTTGGCGCAGCAGCTCGGCCTGCGGCCCCGGCAGGTGGAGGTGTGGTTCCAGAACAGACGCGCGAG GACGAAGCTGAAGCAAACGGAGGTGGACTGCGAGTTCCTGAAGCGCTGCTGCGAGACACTGACGGAGGAGAACCGGCGGCTGCAGAAGGAGGTGCAGGAGCTCCGCGCGCTCAAGCTCGTCTCGCCGCACCTCTATATGCACATGTCCCCGCCCACCACCCTCACCATGTGCCCCTCCTGCGAGCGCGTCTCCTCCAGCGGCGCCAACtccaccggcgccgcggcgtcgtcagaccgacgcgccggcggcgccatcatcagcacggccgccgccgccgccgaaggcgCCGCCATCTGCCACCGCCCGATCGCCGTCCGGCCGCAGCAGTCATGA